The Cottoperca gobio chromosome 22, fCotGob3.1, whole genome shotgun sequence genome contains a region encoding:
- the LOC115027740 gene encoding craniofacial development protein 2-like, with translation MNSLLPWKLRPGKSDSPLWVKIQHFFTMDICTKQQPMGLKSEANVLVSAEERGVEILGIQEHRRVHTEDQIVYHRVEKCWFITSSAWQNEAQAATGGAGLLLSSRACKALLRVHYHTNRILSADFDGNPVTTVIVVYSSTNVAQAEEVEKFYEDLATAVRDIPAHNFLAILGDFNARLGPEDAPLTYHNSTNRNGEHLAAFLMEHELLAANTMFQKRMGKRSGYRYATGMQRQLDYILVRRRWRNSILNAEPYSTFNSVGSDHRVVSMRVRLSLRVPKPSLKTWYDWKARNGVSQRSRHPEIMVAREGVEEAHRGFGHEPTAENRMVLNMAKQLLFDTYDKIRGE, from the exons ATTCAACACTTCTTCACCATGGATATCTGTACCAAGCAGCAACCTatgggtctgaaaagtgaagccaatgt actagTAAGTGCCGAGGAAAGGGGAGTGGAGATCCTGGGAATCCAAGAGCATAGAAGAGTGCATACTGAGGATCAGATCGTGTATCACAGAGTGGAGAAATGTTGGTTCATCACCTCATCAGCGTGGCAAAACGAGGCACAAGCTGCCACTGGCGGAGCGGGGTTACTGCTGAGTTCTCGGGCGTGTAAGGCTCTCCTTAGGGTACACTATCACACCAACAGGATCCTTAGTGCTGACTTTGATGGCAACCCAGTCACAACTGTCATAGTCGTGTACTCATCCACCAATGTGGCACAagctgaggaggtggagaagttcTATGAGGACCTTGCAACAGCGGTCCGTGATATCCCGGCTCACAACTTCCTTGCAATCCTGGGTGACTTCAATGCAAGGCTCGGACCGGAGGACGCACCTCTCACGTACCACAACTCCACTAACCGCAATGGTGAACATCTTGCAGCCTTTCTTATGGAGCACGAGCTACTAGCTGCGAACACCATGTTCCAGAAAAGAATGGGTAAGAGATCGGGCTACCGGTATGCTACCGGTATGCAACGTCAACTGGACTACATACTAGTAAGGCGAAGGTGGAGGAACTCCATCTTGAACGCTGAACCTTACAGCACGTTCAACTCTGTGGGCTCTGATCATAGAGTGGTCTCCATGAGGGTGAGACTGAGTCTCAGGGTCCCCAAACCAAGCCTGAAGACCTGGTATGACTGGAAGGCGAGGAATGGAGTATCCCAGAGGTCCAGGCATCCGGAGATCATGGTGGCGCGTGAGGGAGTGGAGGAAGCACACCGAGGCTTTGGGCACGAGCCGACTGCAGAGAATCGCATGGTATTGAATATGGCCAAACAGCTTCTTTTCGATACCTACGATAAGATCAGGGGGGAGTAG